The following nucleotide sequence is from Streptomyces pactum.
CTTCAGCTCCTGGCTGGGGAGTCCGAAGTCCCGCGGGTGGCCCCGTTCCCGGCTGCGCCTCGGGTGGTACGCAAGATACGCCAGTCTCGCTCCGTACAGCGGAGCCACCGGCAGCGCGGCCAGTGACGCCGCCCGGTTACCCAGCGAGGTATGCCGGGCCGGCTTCGACTCGGGCATCTGCGTCCTCCGTGAGGTGAAGGTGCGTGGCATGGACAACTCGGGTGGGGCTCCGGGGCGCGGCCCGGACTCATGCGTGCCCGGGAATACTCATACCGCACCGGTGCGGGGAGCGACGGTCACCCGCAGCCCCCCGCATGACCCTGCTCACCCGCGCGGGCCGTCAGGAAGTCCGGGCCGCCGCTCTCCGGCTCGGCCGGGCCGGCCGGGGTGCCGCTGCGGGCGCGTACCGCGTCCACGAACGCCGGCAGTCGGTCCAGGCCCCAGAACTTCTCGTACCCGAGGATGAAGAAGGGCACGCCGAAGACGCCGTCCCGGCTCTGGGTGAGCAGCGCCGGCAGCCCCTCCCGCTCCCGCAGCGCCGGGTCGTCGGCCGCGGTGGCCATCCGCTCGGCGGGCAGCCCGAGTTCCTCGGCGAGGCGGGCGACGGTCTTGCGGTCGCAGATGTCCTCGCCCTCCAGCCACCGGGCGCGGTGGACGCGTTCGAGGTACTCCGGTCCCTTGCCGGCCCGGAGCGCCACGAAGTAGGCGTAGTGCGGGACCGACCACTCCGGGTCCTCGTCCACCGGCCAGGTGACCGACAGTCCGCGCTGCCGGGCCAGCCGCCGTACGTCCTGGAGGAGGTACAGGTGCTTGTCCCGGGACATCGCGACGTAGCTGAACGAGCCGCCGGCCTCCCGCAGCGCCCGTTCGTCGCTCTCGTCGGGGTCCCACCAGGGGTGCCACTCCACCGCCCGGGCGACGTCCGGATAGCGGTCCAGCAGGTCCCGGTAGGCGAGCCAGGAGTAGGGACTGCGGAAGTTGAAATAGAAACGTGGCACCTTGGGTGCCCTGGCCCGTCGGCCGGCCATAGCCGTCTCCCCCCTCAGAGAACGATGCCGCCGTCGACCTGGAACACGGCGCCGGTGACATAGTCCGCCCGGACAAGATACGCGACCATGTCCGCGACTTCCTCCGGACGCCCGAAGCGGCGCAGCGGAATGCTCTTGGCGGCGTCCTTGCGGACTTTTTCGGACAGGTTCGCGGTCATGTCGGTCTCGATGAAGCCAGGGGCGACCACGTTGGCGCGGATGCCGTAGCGGCCGACCTCCTTGGCGAGTGATTTGGTGAAGCCGATGATTCCGGCCTTGGACGCGGCGTA
It contains:
- a CDS encoding 2-hydroxychromene-2-carboxylate isomerase gives rise to the protein MAGRRARAPKVPRFYFNFRSPYSWLAYRDLLDRYPDVARAVEWHPWWDPDESDERALREAGGSFSYVAMSRDKHLYLLQDVRRLARQRGLSVTWPVDEDPEWSVPHYAYFVALRAGKGPEYLERVHRARWLEGEDICDRKTVARLAEELGLPAERMATAADDPALREREGLPALLTQSRDGVFGVPFFILGYEKFWGLDRLPAFVDAVRARSGTPAGPAEPESGGPDFLTARAGEQGHAGGCG